The genomic window CATGGCCGACCTGCGCGGACCCGACGGGGAACTCGTCGACGCCCGCACCGCCGGCGTCGAACTACAAAACCTTACCCGCCCCACCGTCGCCGTCGCCCGCTTCGCCGCCTTCGCCGCCACCGCTCTGGTCGACCACCCCGAATGGGTCGCACGCATCCGCACCGCCGCCGGCGAAAACCTCATCGACGTCCCCGAGGCGACCGCCTTCGCCCAGGAAGTCCGCCGCACCTACCCGTTCGTGCCGATGCTGCCCGCCAAAGCCAAGGAAGACACCGAGATCTCCGGCTGCCCGGTGAAAAAGGGCCAGCGCGTGCTGCTGGACTTCGTCGGCACCCTGACCTCCCCGAAGGAATGGGAGGACGCCGGCTCCTTCAACCCGGAACGCTTCCTCGAGGTCGACGACGCCGAAGACCTGGTCGCCTTCATCCCGCAGGGCGGGGGCGACGTCCGCGCCGGGCACCGCTGCCCGGGCGAGAAGATCGCGGTCACCGCCTTATCCGCCGCGGTGGCGGCGCTGTGCCGGCCGGGGGTGCACATCTCCGGTGAGACGGAAGACCGCACTTTCCCGTGGACGCAGATGCTCACCCGCCCCTCGACCGGGGTGCGGGTCAGCGCCTAGTTTTCGTAGTTTCCCGGTCTTTGATCCAGGTCAAGGAACCTTCGCCGGAGTGGTCCTACAGTCAGAGTCGTCAGAGAAAAACACCAGTAGACAAGGACTGATGACGATGACTGCTCCGGCCATCAAAAACACCACCCTGCGTTCCGACGACTTCTCCTGCCCGTCGTGCGTGAACAAGATTGAAACCAAGCTCGGCGGCCTGGAAGGTGTGCAGGAGGCGGAAGTGAAGTTCTCCTCCGGGCGCATCATGGTCAAGCACGACCCGCAGGTCGCGACCGTTCGTGACTTGGTGGACGCCGTCGCCGAGGTCGGCTTCCAGGCGAAACCGTCGGCGATCTGAGCCGCCGCAGCGCAGTAACACAGCAGGCCTGCACCGAGAGGGAAAACTCTTCTCCCTCGGCGCAGGCCTGCAGGCGTTTTACAGCGAGCGGAAGAACTCGACGGCCAAGGCGGTGGCGCTCGGGGCCTGGAACCAGGTGTGCCCGCCATTATGGACTTCTACGACGGAGGCGGGCACGTCGCAGTCAGCCGGGGTGCGCACCGTGGAATTCATGACTGCGTCGTCTTGCTCGGTGACGGCGGTCATGTCGCAGCCGTTGCGTTCTCCGAAGGTGTGGAGGACGGCGTCCACGGACTGATAGTCGGCGTCGTGGCGTACCCCGCCCTCGTAGGCGACCACGGGGTCATCGTCGGCGTGGATGAGCAGGGTGGGCACCTGGCCCTTAGCGCAGTCGGTGACGGTGGGGTTGTAGTAGGCGCCGGCCACGGCCACGATGCCCGCGACCGTACCGGGGTTCTGGCAGGCCAGGCCCGCGGCCATGCCGCCGCCATTGGACAACCCGGAGGCAAAGACCTGCTCCCGGTCGATGGAGTAGCGCTCATCCAGGTCGTCGAGGACCCGGTGGATGTAGGCGACGTCGTCTTCCCGGCTGGTCTGGGCGTAGGTCGCACCGCCCCAGGCGTTGTCCACCCCTTGGCCGTAGACGACGATCGCGTCGTCGCCGACGGCGTTATGCAACTGGGCGTAAGCGGCATGGTTTTCCGCGGTCTCGCCCCAGCCGCCGAAGCTCATGATCACCGGGTAAGCACGCGTCGGATCGAAACCGTCCGGCAGCGCGACCCGGTAGGAGCGGTCGCCGATGTGGTGCTGCTCGGTGGACAGGAGCACTTCCGCCTCGCCGAACGAGGAGGGAAGCGAGGAGGACGGGGGAATGTAGGACTCGAACGCGGAGACGAGTTCGGAGGAGGACAGCTGGGGGACCTGGGCGCTGGCGGCGGGGGCGGCGATGGTCAGGGCAGCAAGCCCCGCGGCGGTGGCGAGGGCGGTGCGGAGAGCAGACATACCCGCCCATTGAAGCAGCTTTCCGCTTCTTGATCTAGGTCAAGGAACTTATTCAATGATTCTCATAACTTTATAGGTGTCAAAGGAAATGCCTTTGAGCACTGAAGTCAAAGGAAAGAAACCATGAAGAACTTCTGGAGGACATGGGGCGTCGTCGTAATCTCCGGCGTCCTCATTGTCGCGGCGCTGCTGGCCGGCGCCGACATCACGGGCTCGGCGACCGCGCCCTTCGGGCTGCCGGACGCGCTGATGATCGCCGCCGCCGTCGTGGCCGGCTACCGCATCGTCTGGAGTGCGATCCAGGCGTTGCGGATCAAGGTGATCTCCATCGACCTGCTGGTCTCTGTGGCCGCGATCGGCGCGATGCTGTTGGGCAACTGGTGGGAGGCCGCGGCCGTGACCTTCCTGTTCGCCATCGGCGGTGCGCTGGAGCGCGCGACGCTCAACCGCACCCGCAAGGCGCTCAGTGATCTGGTCGACTCCGCCCCGGAGACCGCGACCAAGCTCAACGAGGACGGCTCTACGGAGACCGTCGAACTGTGGGAGCTGATTCCGGGTGACACCGTCCTGGTCAAAAACGGTGAGCAAGTCCCGGTCGACGGCCGCGTGATCTCCGGTCGCGGCGGCGTGGACGAAGCACAGATCACCGGTGAATCCGTCCCGGCCGAGAAGGCCGAGGGCTCCGAGGTCTTCGCCGGCACCTGGCTGCGCTCCGGGGTGCTGCGGATCGAGGCGATCGGCATCGGCGCGGATTCGACCCTGGCCAAAATCATTCACCGCGTCGAGGACGCCCAGGACGACAAGGCCAAGACCCAGACCTTCATGGAGAAATTCTCCACCTGGTACACCCCCGGTGTGATGGTCGCGGCCCTGGTCATCGGCCTGGCCACCATGAACGTGGAGCTGGCCCTGACGCTGTTGGTCATCGGTTGCCCCGGTGCGCTGGTCATCTCGATTCCGGTGTCCATCGTCGCGGGCATCGGCCGCGCGGCCCAGGACGGCGTGCTGATCAAGGGCGGCGAGTACCTGGAGACCGCCGCGAAGGTGGACACCGTGGTCGTCGATAAGACGGGCACCCTGACCAACGGACGCCCGGAGCTGACCGACGTCGAGTCGTTGGACCCGGCCTACTCCGAAGAGGACGTCCTGACCCTGGCGGCGCGTGCCGAGACGGCCTCCGAGCACCCGCTGGCCGACGCCATCATCCGCGGCGCGCAGGACCGCGGCCTGGTCGTCGAGATGGTGGACAAGGCCGAGCCGGTCACCGGCAAGGGCATCCGCGCGGAGGTCGGCGGTCACACCATCGCCGTCGGTTCCGCCGATCTCCTGGACGGTGAGGTCGACCCGACCCGCATCCTGGAACTCAATGAGCTGGGCCGCACCGCCATGTTCGTCGGCGTCGACGGTCACGCCATCGGCATCGTGGCCGTCGCCGACACAGTCCGTGA from Corynebacterium maris DSM 45190 includes these protein-coding regions:
- a CDS encoding heavy-metal-associated domain-containing protein; amino-acid sequence: MTAPAIKNTTLRSDDFSCPSCVNKIETKLGGLEGVQEAEVKFSSGRIMVKHDPQVATVRDLVDAVAEVGFQAKPSAI
- a CDS encoding alpha/beta hydrolase family esterase, with product MSALRTALATAAGLAALTIAAPAASAQVPQLSSSELVSAFESYIPPSSSLPSSFGEAEVLLSTEQHHIGDRSYRVALPDGFDPTRAYPVIMSFGGWGETAENHAAYAQLHNAVGDDAIVVYGQGVDNAWGGATYAQTSREDDVAYIHRVLDDLDERYSIDREQVFASGLSNGGGMAAGLACQNPGTVAGIVAVAGAYYNPTVTDCAKGQVPTLLIHADDDPVVAYEGGVRHDADYQSVDAVLHTFGERNGCDMTAVTEQDDAVMNSTVRTPADCDVPASVVEVHNGGHTWFQAPSATALAVEFFRSL
- a CDS encoding heavy metal translocating P-type ATPase, producing MKNFWRTWGVVVISGVLIVAALLAGADITGSATAPFGLPDALMIAAAVVAGYRIVWSAIQALRIKVISIDLLVSVAAIGAMLLGNWWEAAAVTFLFAIGGALERATLNRTRKALSDLVDSAPETATKLNEDGSTETVELWELIPGDTVLVKNGEQVPVDGRVISGRGGVDEAQITGESVPAEKAEGSEVFAGTWLRSGVLRIEAIGIGADSTLAKIIHRVEDAQDDKAKTQTFMEKFSTWYTPGVMVAALVIGLATMNVELALTLLVIGCPGALVISIPVSIVAGIGRAAQDGVLIKGGEYLETAAKVDTVVVDKTGTLTNGRPELTDVESLDPAYSEEDVLTLAARAETASEHPLADAIIRGAQDRGLVVEMVDKAEPVTGKGIRAEVGGHTIAVGSADLLDGEVDPTRILELNELGRTAMFVGVDGHAIGIVAVADTVRDDAPAAVQAMHDRGIRVVMATGDAERVAANVAAELGVDEVRAELMPEDKLDIVKELQAEGRTVAMVGDGVNDTPALATADIGVAMGAAGSPAAIETADLALMADRLPRLPYALGLAKRTVGTMRVNIAIALLTVLILLIGVLFGGVTMAIGMLFHQASVLLVIGIAMLLLIPRLKKNESASPQKSELDEKVTA